The Lampris incognitus isolate fLamInc1 chromosome 17, fLamInc1.hap2, whole genome shotgun sequence genome contains a region encoding:
- the twnk gene encoding twinkle protein, mitochondrial: MWRGFLLRGTTRLLRVAAQGCTCRPPQKHSSSLCGSKWRTPRFAVSACFPEETLRGADYLSPTVTRTYKKDTKSALDLPVKPIKVTHIKEFLRSRDIPFHDGYCCLLAPSIFVDRGSRQDPANSKKENCSMFIDKTTGQFLCKETMVEGSWGDLRDCVDMMQKRDQTFLSPKVILEYSESKAEKEERERELREVERIWSCSLPFSDLPEEEARLIKTMFKITNVSNTTIKKFGIRLFKPTKSLVFPWFGGHNSSLKGIKLLSAQITEAGSVRYNEATVPKSSSYHDLFGLSLVGRGDSEVVLTSSELDTLAVSQSTGLPSVALPRGVSCLPPVLLPYMEQFKRVILWLGGDMRAREASKIFSRKLGLKRCSLVQPGENHPCPVDALAQGMDLTRIIKSTIPAVHKSIVSFRQFREDVYGELTNTEQLAGVKWTRFPELNRILKGHRRGELTIFTGPTGSGKTTFISELALDLCIQGVNTLWGSFEINNVRLAKIMLTQFAMQRLEENLERYDYWADKFEELPLYFMTFHGQQKTKAVLDTMQHAVYLYDINHVVIDNLQFMMGQEKLTDNKFAVQDNIVGAFRKFATNSSCHITLIIHPRKEEDDKELQTASIFGTAKASQEADNILILQEKKLVSSPGRRSLQVTKNRFDGDVGIFPLDFLKASLTFSSPVKGKSRLKKVNNKAEEESGNVVTVKRVDLAVKKVDETNRKEKGNIGRSAYRERKDLYPKSVLKHYFAEELFMVISVYVVK; this comes from the exons ATGTGGAGGGGCTTCCTGCTTAGGGGCACCACCCGTCTTTTGCGAGTGGCAGCCCAAGGCTGTACTTGTAGACCTCCCCAAAAGCATTCTTCATCCTTATGCGGGAGCAAGTGGAGAACTCCGAGGTTTGCAGTGTCTGCATGTTTCCCAGAAGAAACACTACGTGGTGCAGACTACTTGTCCCCCACTGTGACCAGGACGTACAAAAAGGACACCAAGTCCGCCTTAGACCTGCCAGTAAAACCCATTAAGGTCACGCACATCAAGGAGTTTCTGCGCTCCAGAGACATTCCATTCCATGATGGCTACTGCTGCTTGCTTGCCCCCAGCATCTTTGTTGACAGGGGTTCACGTCAAGACCCTGCAAATTCAAAGAAGGAGAACTGCTCTATGTTCATTGACAAAACCACGGGTCAGTTTCTATGTAAAGAAACAATGGTGGAAGGGAGCTGGGGGGACCTTCGGGACTGCGTGGATATGATGCAGAAGCGGGACCAGACGTTCCTCAGCCCTAAAGTGATACTGGAATATTCAGAAAGCAAAGcggagaaggaggagagagagcgtgagCTGAGGGAGGTTGAGAGGATTTGGTCCTGCTCCTTGCCGTTCTCTGACCTTCCCGAGGAGGAGGCTCGGCTCATCAAAACCATGTTTAAG ATTACTAATGTCTCCAACACCACCATAAAGAAGTTTGGGATAAGGCTTTTCAAGCCCACAAAGAGCCTGGTGTTCCCCTGGTTTGGAGGGCATAACTCCAGCCTAAAGGGCATAAAACTACTATCTGCTCAAATTACAGAGGCTGGAAGCGTAAGATATAATGAAGCAACAGTACCAAAATCTAGCTCATATCACGACCTGTTTGGCCTGTCTCTGGTGGGCCGTGGGGATTCTGAGGTGGTCTTGACAAGTTCTGAATTAGACACCCTGGCGGTGAGTCAGTCCACGGGGCTCCCCAGCGTGGCTCTGCCCCGTGGGGTCAGCTGTCTCCCACCAGTGCTTCTACCCTACATGGAGCAGTTCAAGCGGGTGATACTGTGGTTGGGGGGGGACATGCGTGCTCGGGAGGCATCAAAGATATTTTCCCGAAAGCTTGGACTAAAGCGCTGTTCCCTTGTGCAACCGGGGGAGAACCACCCCTGTCCAGTGGATGCACTGGCCCAAGGGATGGACTTGACCCGTATCATCAAGTCCACCATACCAGCAGTCCATAAGTCCATAGTGTCCTTCCGACAGTTCAGAGAAGATGTCTACGGAGAGTTGACCAACACAGAACAATTGGCTGGAGTGAAGTGGACAAGGTTTCCAGAGCTCAATCGAATTCTGAAAGGCCATCGCAGGGGAGAGCTCACTATTTTCACAG GTCCTACTGGCAGTGGGAAGACTACCTTTATTAGTGAGCTAGCCCTAGACCTGTGCATACAAGGCGTCAACACGTTATGGGGCAGCTTTGAAATCAACAACGTGCGCCTGGCTAAGATCATGTTAACCCAGTTCGCCATGCAGAGGCTGGAAGAGAACTTGGAGCGGTATGATTACTGGGCTGACAAGTTTGAGGAGCTGCCTCTCTACTTCATGACATTTCATGGTCAGCAGAAAACCAA AGCAGTGCTTGACACTATGCAGCATGCTGTCTATCTCTATGATATCAACCATGTTGTCATCGACAACCTGCAGTTTATGATGGGCCAGGAAAAACTCACAGACAACAA ATTTGCTGTCCAGGATAACATCGTCGGGGCTTTCAGGAAGTTTGCCACCAACAGCAGCTGTCATATCACCCTGATCATTCACCCGAGGAAAGAGGAGGATGACAAGGAACTGCAGACAGCTTCCATATTTGGAACGGCTAAG GCGAGCCAGGAGGCAGACAACATCCTCATCCTGCAGGAGAAGAAACTGGTCAGCTCTCCTGGGCGCAGGTCCCTGCAGGTGACCAAGAACCGCTTCGACGGAGACGTGGGCATCTTCCCGCTGGATTTCCTCAAGGCCTCACTCACCTTCTCATCTCCCGTCAAGGGAAAGAGCAGGCTGAAGAAGGTCAACAACAAGGCTGAGGAGGAAAGCGGCAATGTAGTGACAGTGAAGAGGGTAGATTTGGCAGTGAAGAAAGTAGATGAGACTAACAGGAAAGAGAAGGG CAATATTGGAAGGTCGGCATACAGAGAAAGAAAGGACCTTTATCCCAAGTCAGTGCTTAAACACTACTTTGCGGAGGAGCTATTCATGGTGATCTCAGTGTATGTCGTTAAATGA
- the mrpl43 gene encoding 39S ribosomal protein L43, mitochondrial has product MTSRGTPSRFLKSVLQNGVGRYICQLKRISIIFSKTSPGSLGIREFIEEGVVDYTKKNPGTVVYVSPQARETPKLVAEYLNGNVREEIVSSKTSQEISELVAKLTNQSGMEIIRLRKPFHTDSPSIQGQWHPFTNRPPSIGPIRPQKPEAK; this is encoded by the exons ATGACCTCCAGAGGCACGCCGAGTCGCTTCCTTAAAAGTGTTCTCCAAAACGGGGTCGGTCGGTACATATGTCAGCTGAAGCGTATCTCTATCATTTTCTCAAAAACTTCGCCGGGCTCGTTAGGAATCAG GGAATTTATTGAAGAAGGAGTGGTGGATTACACCAAGAAAAACCCTGGAACTGTAGTATATGTGTCTCCCCAGGCCAGAGAGACGCCAAAACTTGTTGCAGAATACT TAAACGGCAATGTTAGGGAGGAAATCGTCAGCAGCAAAACATCTCAGGAGATTTCTGAGCTTGTGGCCAAGCTGACCAATCAGTCCGGCATGGAGATCATCCGTCTTCGCAAACCCTTCCACACAGACAGCCCAAGCATCCAGGGTCAGTGGCACCCCTTCACCAACCGGCCCCCTTCAATAGGCCCTATCAGGCCGCAGAAACCGGAAGCTAAATAA